In the genome of Raphanus sativus cultivar WK10039 chromosome 4, ASM80110v3, whole genome shotgun sequence, one region contains:
- the LOC130511163 gene encoding uncharacterized protein LOC130511163 — MDYDTLDISGDNYLRWAINISVILTIEGLSECIIKDDHGTENEKYKALIVIRHHLNVELRNQYQDIQSSRCLWTELKSKYTKVILPKARHEWMSLSFRDFGSVEKYNYALYKVAHTLMFCGENLTEEELLEKVFSTADPKDLFLQLTYRDKGFTTYNDLFLYLSQNEQMNQMKDDMSGYEADSDDEESMGATSKVTDGVAG, encoded by the coding sequence ATGGACTATGATACCCTAGATATCTCTGGAGATAACTATCTAAGATGGGCGATAAATATTTCGGTTATACTAACAATAGAAGGTCTTAGTGAATGTATCATCAAGGATGATCATGGAACCGAGAATGAGAAATATAAGGCATTAATAGTAATACGCCATCATCTCAATGTGGAACTGAGAAATCAGTACCAAGATATACAAAGCTCTAGATGCCTTTGGACAGAGTTAAAGTCCAAATACACTAAGGTGATATTACCAAAGGCAAGACATGAGTGGATGAGCCTCAGTTTCCGGGACTTTGGGTCCGtggaaaaatacaattatgcTCTATACAAAGTAGCTCATACACTGATGTTTTGTGGTGAAAATTTGACAGAGGAGGAATTACTTGAAAAAGTTTTCTCCACAGCAGATCCAAAAGATCTATTCCTACAACTAACCTATCGAGATAAAGGTTTCACCACATACAACGATCTGTTCTTATACTTATCTCAAAATGAACAGATGAATCAGATGAAAGATGATATGAGCGGATATGAGGCAgatagtgatgatgaagaaTCCATGGGAGCCACGTCCAAAGTGACAGATGGAGTGGCCGGCTAG
- the LOC108849736 gene encoding probable inorganic phosphate transporter 1-3 — protein sequence MADNQQLGVLKALDVAKTQLYHFTAIVIAGMGFFTDAYDLFCISLVTKLLGRIYYHKNGAAKPGTLPPEVAAAVNGVALCGTLMGQLFFGWLGDKLGRKKVYGITLIMMVVCSVASGLSFGNSPKGVMTTLCFFRFWLGVGIGGDYPLSATIMSEYANKKTRGAFIAAVFAMQGFGIMAGGIVALIFSSIFDHQFPSPIYSVDPVGSTVPQADYLWRIILMVGALPAAMTYYWRMKMPETARYTALVAKNIKQATQDMSKVLQVDLEAEEEIAEKVVQDPKLNYGLFSKEFLRRHGLPLLGTTSTWFLLDIAFYSQNLFQKDIFSAIGWIPGAATMNATHEVFKIGRAQTLIALCSTVPGYWFTVAFIDIMGRFAIQLMGFFFMTVFMFAIAFPYDHWIKPDNRIGFVIIYSLTFFFANFGPNATTFVVPAEIFPARLRSTCHGISAAAGKAGAIVGAFGFLYAAQSKDKTKTDAGYPPGIGVKNSLIMLGVINFVGMLMTFLVPESKGKSLEELSGENDETASSVVSTSGRN from the exons ATGGCTGATAATCAGCAGCTAGGAGTGCTCAAAGCACTCGATGTAGCTAAAACACAGCTGTACCATTTCACGGCTATTGTTATCGCCGGAATGGGTTTCTTCACGGATGCCTACGATCTTTTTTGTATCTCATTGGTCACAAAGCTGTTAGGCCGCATCTACTACCACAAGAACGGAGCAGCTAAGCCGGGAACACTGCCACCAGAAGTGGCGGCCGCAGTCAATGGTGTGGCTCTATGTGGGACACTAATGGGTCAACTTTTCTTTGGGTGGCTTGGAGACAAACTAGGCCGGAAAAAAGTTTATGGAATCACTTTGATTATGATGGTCGTTTGTTCTGTTGCGTCCGGTCTTTCGTTTGGAAATAGTCCTAAAGGTGTCATGACCACTCTTTGCTTTTTCAG GTTTTGGCTTGGAGTTGGTATTGGAGGTGACTATCCACTCTCAGCAACGATCATGTCTGAGTATGCAAACAAGAAGACTCGTGGTGCATTCATCGCGGCCGTGTTTGCTATGCAAGGATTTGGGATCATGGCTGGAGGCATCGTTGCGCTAATATTCTCGAGTATTTTTGATCATCAATTCCCATCACCTATCTACAGTGTAGACCCTGTTGGCTCGACCGTACCTCAAGCTGATTACTTATGGCGTATCATCCTTATGGTGGGTGCTCTGCCCGCCGCGATGACCTATTACTGGCGAATGAAGATGCCCGAAACTGCTCGCTACACTGCTTTGGTTGCCAAAAACATCAAACAAGCCACACAAGACATGTCTAAAGTCTTGCAGGTGGATCTAGAAGCTGAGGAAGAAATTGCTGAAAAGGTTGTTCAAGATCCAAAGCTTAACTATGGCTTGTTCTCCAAGGAATTTCTTAGACGCCATGGACTACCTCTCCTTGGAACTACTTCCACTTGGTTTTTGCTTGACATTGCATTTTACAGTCAAAActtatttcaaaaagatatattttctgcTATTGGATGGATTCCTGGTGCGGCCACAATGAATGCCACCCACGAGGTTTTCAAGATCGGTAGGGCGCAGACCCTCATTGCGCTATGCAGTACCGTCCCAGGATATTGGTTCACGGTTGCGTTTATTGACATCATGGGAAGATTTGCAATCCAACTAATGGGATTCTTCTTTATGACCGTGTTCATGTTCGCTATAGCTTTCCCTTATGATCATTGGATCAAACCCGACAATCGCATCGGATTTGTCATTATTTACTCCCTAACTTTCTTCTTTGCAAATTTCGGTCCAAATGCAACTACATTTGTTGTTCCTGCTGAGATCTTCCCAGCTAGGTTAAGATCCACATGTCATGGAATATCAGCCGCAGCAGGAAAGGCGGGAGCTATTGTGGGTGCATTTGGCTTCTTATACGCAGCTCAGTCAAAGGATAAGACCAAGACTGACGCAGGATATCCACCGGGTATTGGTGTCAAGAATTCGTTGATCATGCTTGGTGTTATCAACTTTGTTGGTATGCTCATGACGTTTTTAGTACCTGAATCTAAAGGCAAGTCTCTTGAGGAACTTTCAGGTGAAAATGATGAGACGGCCTCGTCTGTGGTTTCTACCTCTGGAAGAAACTGA
- the LOC130511624 gene encoding uncharacterized protein LOC130511624, which produces MTSSRMFMDSDVQATRDYLTWLDSNLAVANRVDASVVTKTETMTIGELFSYMKEADAKVAWFECVATIGDVVHGSGWYYIGSGGCHTKAIRALMCKKCGKSDIVGVAQRSLCSLVMMVKS; this is translated from the exons ATGACGTCATCACGTATGTTTATGGACAGTGATGTTCAAGCAACCCGAGATTATCTCACTTG GTTGGACTCAAATTTAGCTGTTGCTAACAGAGTTGATGCGTCTGTTGTCACTAAGACTGAGACAATGACCATAGGCGAGCTATTTTCTTACATGAAGGAGGCGGATGCCAAG GTTGCTTGGTTTGAGTGCGTAGCAACCATTGGTGATGTTGTGCACGGTTCAGGATGGTATTACATAGGCAGTGGCGGATGCCACACTAAGGCAATCAGAGCCCTTATGTGTAAAAAATGTGGGAAAAGCGATATTGTTGGTGTTGCACA GCGTTCTTTGTGCTCCTTGGTGATGATGGTCAAGAGTTGA